In one window of Paraburkholderia phymatum STM815 DNA:
- a CDS encoding rubredoxin, producing MSEVIVEYKSWVCLICGWIYNEEEGLPEEGIAAGTRFADIPDDWRCPLCDVGKAEFAVVEF from the coding sequence GTGAGTGAAGTGATCGTTGAATACAAGAGCTGGGTCTGCCTGATTTGCGGCTGGATCTATAACGAAGAGGAAGGCCTGCCCGAGGAAGGCATTGCAGCGGGTACGCGTTTCGCCGATATCCCGGACGACTGGCGCTGCCCGCTGTGCGACGTGGGCAAGGCGGAATTTGCCGTCGTCGAGTTCTGA
- a CDS encoding DUF4399 domain-containing protein, which yields MLNKKWWAGAACASMLVVSGVAHAAGVSFVEPKDGATVSNPIHVKFAVDGMKIAPAGTMTEGAGHHHLIIDGQPLPKGEVIPATDKSLHFGKGQTEAELTLPPGEHTLTLDFGDGAHRSYGPEMSKTITIHVK from the coding sequence ATGCTGAACAAGAAGTGGTGGGCCGGTGCAGCGTGCGCGAGCATGCTGGTCGTGTCGGGCGTGGCGCATGCGGCGGGCGTCTCCTTCGTCGAGCCGAAGGACGGCGCGACGGTGAGCAACCCCATCCATGTGAAATTTGCCGTCGACGGCATGAAGATCGCGCCAGCGGGCACGATGACGGAAGGCGCGGGGCATCATCATCTGATCATCGACGGGCAGCCGCTGCCGAAGGGCGAGGTGATCCCGGCCACCGACAAGTCGCTGCATTTCGGCAAGGGCCAGACGGAAGCCGAACTCACGCTGCCGCCGGGCGAGCATACGCTGACCCTGGATTTCGGCGACGGCGCGCACCGTTCGTACGGTCCGGAAATGAGCAAGACGATCACGATTCACGTGAAGTGA
- a CDS encoding class I SAM-dependent methyltransferase, protein MTDSQYSDPRLVALYDALNPFAADTRFYLDLAASTSASHVVDIGCGTGLLACELAQRGHTVTGVDPSHAMLDVARQRVGAGQVTWIEGDAARLGALNADLAVMTGHVAQVFLDDTSFDATLAAAYAALGTGGQLAFESRNPLVAPWAGWTPHQSRRVIDGAPYGTVEIWQQLVDVKADCVRFDTFYRFIDSGDTVVSASELRLRTQAELSEALRKAGFSKMEWFGDWSRSSVDEMSRELIVVATRG, encoded by the coding sequence ATGACCGATTCCCAATACTCCGATCCACGCCTCGTCGCGCTCTACGACGCGCTCAACCCGTTCGCCGCCGATACCCGCTTCTATCTGGATCTCGCCGCAAGCACATCAGCGTCGCATGTCGTCGACATCGGCTGCGGCACGGGGCTGCTCGCCTGCGAGCTGGCCCAGCGAGGGCACACGGTGACGGGTGTGGACCCGTCGCACGCGATGCTTGACGTCGCGCGCCAAAGGGTTGGCGCCGGACAGGTGACATGGATAGAAGGCGACGCCGCGCGACTGGGCGCGCTGAACGCGGATCTGGCCGTGATGACAGGGCACGTCGCGCAGGTTTTTCTCGACGACACCAGCTTCGATGCCACGCTGGCTGCCGCGTACGCAGCGCTGGGTACGGGCGGGCAGCTGGCTTTCGAGAGCCGCAATCCCCTCGTCGCACCGTGGGCCGGGTGGACACCGCACCAGTCGCGCCGCGTCATCGATGGTGCGCCGTACGGCACGGTCGAAATCTGGCAGCAACTTGTCGACGTGAAGGCGGACTGCGTCCGGTTCGATACGTTCTATCGATTCATCGACAGCGGCGATACCGTCGTCTCCGCCAGCGAACTGCGCTTGCGCACGCAGGCCGAACTCAGCGAAGCGCTGCGCAAAGCGGGCTTCAGCAAAATGGAATGGTTCGGCGACTGGTCCCGCTCGTCTGTCGATGAGATGAGCCGTGAGTTGATCGTCGTCGCCACACGCGGCTGA
- a CDS encoding ATP-binding cassette domain-containing protein, with amino-acid sequence MSLYTITGAQLAFGHVALLDHADFSLEAGERVGLIGRNGAGKSSLLKIVAELARPDDGLITRQQDLVTVYVPQEPEFDGDVTVFDTVAAGLTRASALLDEYNTVAHELAETPEGAQHDALLARMNALQSSLDATDAWNWRTRVATTLAQIGLDGDAQVGSLSGGMQKRVALARALVVQPDVLLLDEPTNHLDFDGIRWLEELLVSQRAGLLFITHDRAFLDRVATRIVELDRGRLLSYPGNFSAYQTRKAQQLEVERVENEKFDKLLAQEEVWIRKGVEARRTRSVGRIARLVQMRKEREERRNVQGNVKLDVGQGEKSGKIVAELTDVTKRYGERTVVDRFSTTVMRGDKIGFVGPNGAGKTTLLKLILGELQPDDGAVRVGTNLQVAYFDQMRAQLDLEKSLADTISPGSDWVEINGQKKHVMSYLGDFLFAPERARSPVKSLSGGERNRLLLARLFARPANVLVLDEPTNDLDIPTLELLEELLTDYDGTVLLVSHDRAFLDNVVTSVIASEDAGKWREYVGGFTDWQIQRERSEQIAQKDAPKEPPKEAAPKESAAGRNAQRTVKLSFKEQRELEALPERIAALEAEQKAIGAQIEEGSIFVKDAQEGARLTERYAAIDDELLVAIERWDELESKKK; translated from the coding sequence ATGTCGCTTTACACCATTACGGGCGCGCAACTGGCGTTCGGCCATGTCGCGCTGCTCGATCACGCGGATTTTTCACTCGAAGCCGGCGAGCGCGTCGGGTTGATCGGCCGTAACGGCGCGGGCAAGTCGTCGCTGCTGAAAATCGTCGCGGAGCTGGCGAGGCCGGACGACGGCCTGATCACGCGCCAGCAGGATCTCGTCACCGTGTACGTGCCACAGGAACCCGAGTTCGACGGCGACGTTACAGTCTTCGATACGGTGGCGGCAGGTCTCACGCGCGCGAGCGCGCTGCTCGACGAATACAACACGGTCGCGCACGAACTGGCGGAAACGCCTGAGGGCGCGCAGCACGACGCGTTGCTCGCGCGCATGAACGCGCTGCAATCGTCGCTCGATGCGACGGATGCCTGGAACTGGCGCACGCGCGTCGCCACAACCCTGGCGCAGATCGGTCTCGACGGCGATGCGCAGGTGGGCTCCCTGTCGGGCGGCATGCAAAAGCGCGTCGCGCTGGCGCGCGCGCTCGTCGTGCAGCCCGACGTGCTGCTGCTCGACGAACCGACCAACCATCTCGACTTCGACGGCATCCGCTGGCTGGAAGAGCTGCTGGTCTCGCAGCGTGCCGGTCTGCTGTTCATCACCCACGACCGCGCGTTTCTCGATCGCGTCGCGACGCGCATTGTCGAGCTGGATCGCGGGCGTCTGCTGTCGTATCCGGGCAATTTCTCCGCGTATCAGACGCGCAAGGCGCAGCAGCTTGAAGTGGAGCGCGTCGAGAACGAGAAGTTCGACAAGCTTCTCGCGCAGGAAGAAGTGTGGATCCGCAAGGGCGTCGAGGCGCGGCGCACGCGCAGCGTCGGCCGCATTGCGCGGCTCGTGCAGATGCGTAAGGAGCGTGAAGAACGGCGCAACGTGCAGGGCAACGTCAAGCTCGACGTCGGACAGGGCGAGAAGTCCGGCAAGATCGTCGCCGAACTCACGGACGTGACGAAGCGCTACGGCGAGCGCACCGTGGTCGACCGTTTTTCGACGACGGTCATGCGCGGCGACAAGATCGGTTTCGTCGGTCCGAATGGCGCGGGCAAAACGACGCTGCTCAAGCTGATCCTCGGCGAACTGCAGCCGGACGACGGCGCGGTGCGTGTCGGCACCAACCTGCAGGTCGCTTACTTCGACCAGATGCGCGCGCAGCTCGATCTGGAAAAGAGCCTCGCCGACACGATCAGCCCGGGTAGCGACTGGGTCGAGATCAACGGCCAGAAAAAGCACGTGATGAGCTATCTCGGCGACTTCCTGTTCGCGCCCGAGCGCGCGCGTTCGCCCGTCAAATCGCTGTCGGGCGGCGAGCGCAACCGCCTGCTGCTGGCGCGTCTCTTTGCGCGGCCGGCCAACGTGCTGGTGCTCGACGAACCGACCAACGACCTCGACATTCCGACGCTCGAACTGCTCGAGGAACTCCTGACGGACTACGACGGCACCGTGCTGCTGGTGAGCCACGACCGCGCGTTTCTCGACAACGTGGTCACGTCGGTGATCGCTTCGGAAGACGCGGGCAAGTGGCGTGAATATGTCGGTGGCTTTACCGACTGGCAGATTCAGCGCGAACGTTCGGAACAGATCGCGCAAAAGGATGCACCGAAAGAGCCGCCGAAGGAAGCCGCACCGAAGGAAAGCGCGGCGGGTCGCAACGCGCAGCGCACGGTCAAGCTGTCGTTCAAGGAGCAGCGCGAACTCGAGGCGCTGCCCGAGCGGATCGCAGCGCTGGAAGCGGAGCAGAAGGCGATCGGCGCGCAGATCGAGGAGGGCTCGATCTTCGTGAAGGACGCGCAGGAGGGGGCGCGGCTGACAGAACGCTATGCGGCCATCGACGATGAATTGCTCGTGGCGATCGAGCGGTGGGATGAGTTGGAGAGCAAGAAGAAGTAG
- a CDS encoding HNH endonuclease, whose translation MFQVTGEDASPLDAHFSVDQSHIILHSRGGAKGQRGATNADYTKALLLLTRRLSEADVPISGAWVDSATVQSRPLSDREILSEPEGSLLPERICSLLSVRMKLVRDVPNPSAKGGNSTKRIRIATGFGGSSEELASLLGGIAVEGNARSMERLPAEVLRSVTAEHVYRAVQQFIERDERNDSFGESTDYDLIADDGRRLPPKAVFGLALSMALDGASIGPKHFTAGGLCFNLLREAGYQVVKKGETYNAPDSEISIDREWREGDIKLRSHLKRERAPGLANAKKAQYRQAHDGRLTCELCGLDPVERYKTKDAEACIEVHHSAVHVSEMPTGHKTALDDLQCLCANCHRLIHKKLSNQKKTN comes from the coding sequence ATGTTTCAAGTGACCGGGGAAGACGCCTCTCCACTGGATGCTCATTTCTCGGTGGACCAGTCGCACATTATTTTGCACAGCCGAGGTGGGGCCAAAGGTCAGCGTGGAGCCACAAACGCGGACTATACCAAGGCGCTTCTCCTGTTGACCCGTCGACTTTCCGAGGCCGATGTTCCTATCTCGGGCGCGTGGGTTGATAGCGCAACTGTCCAGTCTCGGCCTTTGAGCGATCGTGAGATCCTGAGCGAACCCGAAGGCAGTCTGTTACCCGAGCGGATATGTAGCCTGTTGAGCGTTCGCATGAAACTTGTCCGCGACGTTCCAAATCCGAGTGCCAAGGGAGGCAACTCAACAAAGCGCATCCGGATCGCAACCGGTTTTGGCGGATCGAGCGAAGAACTGGCTTCCCTGCTGGGAGGCATAGCTGTGGAAGGAAACGCTCGAAGTATGGAAAGGTTGCCCGCCGAAGTGCTGCGTAGCGTTACGGCTGAGCATGTTTATCGTGCGGTTCAGCAATTCATCGAACGTGATGAGCGGAATGATTCCTTCGGCGAGTCAACTGACTATGACCTGATTGCTGACGACGGTCGCCGCCTTCCGCCCAAGGCCGTCTTTGGACTCGCACTTTCAATGGCACTCGATGGTGCGTCGATCGGACCGAAGCATTTCACCGCTGGCGGGTTGTGTTTCAACCTGTTGCGGGAGGCTGGTTATCAGGTCGTGAAAAAGGGCGAGACATATAACGCGCCCGACAGCGAAATCTCTATCGACAGGGAATGGCGCGAAGGCGACATAAAACTTCGGTCACACCTCAAACGGGAACGTGCTCCTGGCCTCGCCAATGCGAAAAAGGCTCAATATCGCCAAGCGCACGACGGTCGGCTGACATGCGAACTCTGTGGTCTCGACCCCGTGGAACGGTACAAGACTAAGGATGCTGAGGCCTGTATCGAAGTCCACCATTCAGCGGTTCATGTCAGCGAAATGCCAACAGGGCACAAGACCGCCCTTGACGACCTCCAGTGCCTCTGCGCCAATTGTCATAGATTGATTCACAAAAAGTTGAGTAACCAAAAAAAGACGAACTGA
- a CDS encoding DUF6538 domain-containing protein, translating to MTLFRLTNTMAVDIRYLWERSPSGPYWFKRKVPKALVPLVGKSWVQFSLKTRDLKAAARLISKHVTEQDRHWAELTTPTREGSIEQGRRLLQAYGVDPVDPRADEMALDLFFDAVEEQLPRKVRDEHQEAYQLDIPIAPKDIDQHLPPAFAAAFAMAQGRFEHLASDCMREYVAARTDDAQSVKSASLPFEYLIKLAGDKPLAGYRRADVRRYVEHLLAGKHSPTGKGIATSTVERYITSLRAAFARSIKEHELRIENVWAGTIEFPKGAKGAGKLMTFAVSWSCWLRLGLA from the coding sequence ATGACCCTCTTCCGCCTTACCAACACTATGGCCGTTGACATTCGCTACCTCTGGGAACGCTCGCCATCTGGACCCTACTGGTTCAAGCGCAAGGTTCCGAAAGCCTTGGTGCCGCTCGTCGGTAAGTCTTGGGTACAGTTCAGTTTGAAGACCAGAGACCTCAAGGCGGCGGCGCGTTTGATTTCGAAGCACGTGACCGAGCAAGACCGGCATTGGGCGGAACTCACCACACCCACACGGGAAGGGTCTATCGAGCAGGGCAGGCGTCTTTTGCAGGCGTACGGCGTCGATCCGGTAGACCCTAGGGCCGATGAAATGGCGCTGGATTTGTTCTTCGATGCCGTGGAAGAGCAGTTGCCGAGGAAGGTACGTGATGAGCATCAAGAGGCCTACCAGCTAGACATCCCGATTGCGCCGAAGGACATCGACCAGCATCTTCCTCCTGCTTTTGCAGCAGCTTTTGCGATGGCTCAGGGCCGCTTCGAGCACCTAGCATCGGACTGTATGCGAGAGTATGTCGCTGCTCGTACGGACGATGCGCAGTCGGTGAAGTCCGCCAGTCTCCCCTTCGAATACCTCATCAAATTGGCGGGGGACAAGCCCTTGGCGGGTTACAGGCGGGCCGATGTTCGCCGGTATGTTGAGCATCTCCTAGCCGGAAAACATTCGCCTACTGGAAAGGGAATTGCAACCAGCACCGTAGAGCGTTACATCACATCCCTTCGCGCTGCATTTGCCCGCTCCATCAAAGAGCATGAGTTACGAATCGAGAATGTATGGGCTGGAACGATAGAATTCCCGAAGGGAGCGAAGGGAGCCGGTAAGCTGATGACCTTCGCTGTATCTTGGTCTTGCTGGCTGAGACTGGGGCTCGCCTAG
- a CDS encoding recombinase family protein has protein sequence MSRTFAYARVSRTELTTSNQLEEIKAAGFTVDSKRIVEETISGSTEAFKRPLFAKLVDRLEAGDVLIVTKLDRLGRSALDVRSTVEKLAGMGVRVHCLQLGGADLTSSAGKLIMGVLSSMAEFERDLIIERTQAGLARAKAEGTKLGRKSALSPQEQQKVREALAGGVSVSQLARDYSTSRATILRAKSALRPELLKF, from the coding sequence ATGAGCCGCACCTTCGCATACGCCCGTGTTAGTCGTACCGAACTCACCACCAGCAACCAGCTTGAGGAAATCAAAGCGGCAGGCTTCACGGTCGATTCCAAGCGGATCGTTGAGGAAACCATTAGCGGCAGCACAGAAGCCTTCAAGCGGCCCCTGTTCGCCAAGCTGGTTGATCGTCTGGAGGCTGGCGATGTGTTGATCGTTACCAAGCTCGATAGGCTTGGACGGTCAGCACTTGATGTCCGCTCCACCGTCGAGAAACTGGCGGGCATGGGCGTTCGTGTTCATTGCCTTCAGCTCGGCGGGGCGGACCTCACCAGTTCAGCAGGGAAGCTGATTATGGGCGTTCTCAGCAGCATGGCTGAGTTCGAACGGGACTTGATCATCGAACGTACACAGGCAGGATTGGCCCGTGCGAAGGCTGAAGGTACGAAGCTGGGGAGGAAGTCTGCCCTGAGTCCTCAGGAGCAACAGAAGGTCCGCGAGGCCCTTGCGGGAGGCGTCTCGGTGTCACAGTTGGCAAGGGACTACAGCACGTCACGCGCTACGATCCTGAGGGCCAAGAGTGCGCTGCGGCCGGAGTTGCTTAAATTTTAG
- a CDS encoding DNA topoisomerase IV subunit B has protein sequence MSTKKPNAAYSEASIKVLKGLEPVKQRPGMYTRTENPLHIIQEVIDNASDEALGGYGRQITVTLHADHSVSVEDDGRGIPFGMHPEERVPVVEIVFTRLHAGGKFDKAAGGAYTFSGGLHGVGVSVTNALSTRLDVTVWRDGKVAELSFSHGDVIKPLQVRAATKADKKSGTRVTAWADPKYFDSPNLPLGELQRLLRSKAVLLPGVEVVLINEKTGERQSWKYEDGLRGYLMEGMAGSDLLIPLFEGERYAESSRSNEETFAEGEGAAWVVAWSEEGPLTRESYVNLIPTPAGGTHEAGLRDGLFQAVKSFVELHNLQPKGVKLLAEDVFARVSFVLSAKVLDPQFQGQIKERLNSRDAVKLVSSFARPALELWLNQHVEHGKKLADLVIKQAQARTRAGQKVEKRKSSGVAVLPGKLTDCESTEIGRNELFLVEGDSAGGSAKMGRDKEYQAILPLRGKVLNTWETERDRLFANNEVHDISVAIGVDPHNPDDTVDLSNLRYGKICILSDADVDGSHIQVLLLTLFFKHFPQLIERGHVHVARPPLFRVDAPARGKKPAQKLYALDEGELEAILDKLRKDGVRESQWSISRFKGLGEMSAEQLWDTTMNPDTRRLSPVALGELDFDATVTRMTMLMGKGEAASRRSWLEEKGNQVEADI, from the coding sequence ATGTCAACGAAAAAGCCAAACGCCGCGTATAGCGAAGCATCGATCAAGGTGCTCAAAGGCCTGGAGCCGGTCAAGCAGCGGCCCGGCATGTACACGCGCACCGAAAATCCGCTGCACATCATTCAGGAAGTCATCGACAACGCATCCGACGAAGCGCTCGGCGGCTACGGCCGTCAGATCACCGTCACGCTGCACGCCGATCATTCCGTTTCAGTCGAAGACGACGGCCGTGGTATTCCGTTCGGCATGCACCCCGAAGAGCGCGTCCCCGTCGTCGAAATCGTTTTCACGCGCCTGCACGCCGGCGGCAAGTTCGACAAGGCGGCGGGCGGCGCCTACACGTTCTCGGGCGGCCTGCACGGCGTCGGCGTATCGGTGACCAACGCGCTGTCCACGCGCCTGGATGTCACCGTCTGGCGCGACGGCAAGGTCGCCGAGCTGAGCTTCTCGCACGGCGACGTCATCAAGCCGCTGCAGGTGCGCGCCGCGACGAAGGCCGACAAGAAGTCGGGCACGCGCGTCACGGCGTGGGCCGATCCGAAATACTTCGATTCGCCGAATCTGCCGCTCGGCGAACTGCAACGCCTGCTGCGTTCGAAAGCCGTGCTGCTGCCGGGCGTGGAAGTCGTTCTCATCAACGAAAAGACAGGCGAGCGCCAAAGCTGGAAATACGAAGACGGCCTGCGTGGCTATCTGATGGAAGGCATGGCGGGCAGCGACCTGCTGATCCCGCTGTTCGAAGGGGAACGCTACGCGGAAAGTTCGCGCTCGAACGAAGAAACCTTTGCCGAAGGCGAAGGCGCGGCGTGGGTCGTCGCGTGGAGCGAGGAAGGACCGCTCACGCGCGAATCCTACGTCAATCTGATTCCGACTCCCGCGGGCGGCACGCATGAAGCGGGTCTGCGCGACGGTCTCTTCCAGGCCGTGAAGAGCTTTGTCGAACTGCACAACCTGCAGCCCAAGGGCGTGAAGCTGCTCGCGGAAGACGTGTTCGCGCGCGTCTCGTTCGTGCTCTCCGCGAAGGTGCTCGACCCGCAGTTCCAGGGGCAAATCAAGGAGCGTCTGAATAGCCGCGATGCCGTCAAGCTGGTGTCCTCGTTCGCGCGCCCCGCGCTGGAACTGTGGCTCAACCAGCACGTCGAGCACGGCAAGAAGCTCGCCGACCTCGTCATCAAGCAGGCGCAGGCGCGCACGCGCGCCGGCCAGAAGGTCGAAAAGCGCAAGAGCTCGGGTGTGGCCGTGCTGCCAGGCAAACTGACGGATTGCGAATCGACCGAAATCGGCCGCAACGAACTGTTCCTCGTCGAGGGCGATTCAGCAGGCGGTTCCGCGAAGATGGGCCGTGACAAGGAGTACCAGGCCATCCTGCCGTTGCGCGGCAAGGTGCTGAACACCTGGGAAACCGAGCGGGATCGTCTCTTCGCGAATAACGAAGTGCACGATATTTCCGTAGCGATCGGCGTCGATCCGCATAACCCGGACGACACCGTCGATCTGTCCAATCTGCGCTACGGCAAGATCTGTATCTTGTCCGATGCGGACGTCGACGGTTCGCATATCCAGGTGCTATTGCTGACGCTGTTCTTCAAGCACTTCCCGCAACTGATCGAGCGCGGTCACGTGCATGTCGCGCGTCCGCCGCTGTTCCGCGTCGATGCGCCCGCGCGCGGCAAGAAGCCGGCGCAGAAGCTGTACGCGCTCGACGAAGGCGAACTCGAAGCGATTCTCGACAAGCTGCGCAAGGACGGCGTGCGCGAATCGCAATGGTCGATCAGCCGCTTCAAGGGGCTCGGTGAAATGAGCGCCGAGCAGCTGTGGGACACGACGATGAACCCGGACACGCGGCGCCTGTCGCCCGTTGCCCTCGGCGAACTCGACTTCGACGCGACGGTCACGCGCATGACGATGCTGATGGGCAAGGGCGAAGCGGCGTCGCGCCGCAGCTGGCTCGAAGAGAAGGGCAACCAGGTCGAAGCGGATATCTGA
- a CDS encoding DnaJ domain-containing protein, translating into MHTHYDNLKVARNAPHAVIKAAYKALSQRYHPDKNNHPDATRIMKILNDAWAVLGDADARATYDRQLAAEEARAQSTTEEPQQQADPPQQSAQTAREPTQSGDTPPPPAAGSNLGTVMNWYGSINRGQRIFMFVVASIAALFGFGGEGMALLLILPLLLLIYLQLGAPKKTNANDERTRSDTRASENPGRRASSDSEPEAPASASNPQPDNLRPSSDQHRSSTFLESTDWLLLGLSLGGGLFMVVMALFVITWRDGTHPDAPQSVAPAFVAASTSNVDVAPARAQAAATSFDCNKAHGPSEVLICGDDDLAAMDRALASTFAQAKAATSDKKSFGDTARRNWNWRNKNCRDKACLVAWYEDEQRWLLGVLNSANASNATTSTLNAVNAASEVTSSTLSAVNAAPAVAATVPQDSLQPASEGGDVTCVTYRGEISCK; encoded by the coding sequence ATGCACACTCACTACGACAATCTGAAGGTTGCACGCAACGCACCTCATGCGGTCATCAAGGCCGCCTACAAAGCACTAAGTCAGCGATACCACCCGGACAAGAACAATCACCCTGACGCTACTCGCATCATGAAAATCCTGAATGATGCGTGGGCCGTGCTCGGGGATGCCGATGCGCGAGCTACCTATGATCGTCAATTGGCTGCAGAGGAAGCACGAGCCCAAAGCACTACCGAAGAGCCTCAGCAGCAAGCGGATCCACCCCAGCAGTCCGCTCAAACCGCACGAGAGCCTACACAGTCAGGCGACACACCACCACCGCCAGCCGCCGGCTCTAATTTAGGTACGGTGATGAACTGGTATGGCAGCATCAATCGTGGGCAGCGGATCTTTATGTTCGTTGTCGCAAGCATCGCCGCCCTCTTTGGCTTTGGGGGGGAAGGCATGGCGCTCCTCCTGATCCTTCCCTTGCTCCTGCTGATCTACCTCCAACTTGGCGCACCGAAAAAGACCAACGCGAACGACGAGCGCACCCGTTCAGATACAAGAGCATCCGAGAACCCTGGTCGCAGGGCATCGAGCGATTCGGAGCCGGAGGCACCGGCGTCAGCCTCCAATCCTCAACCGGACAATCTACGACCTTCATCCGACCAGCATCGGTCGTCAACTTTTCTTGAGTCGACCGATTGGCTACTCTTAGGGCTGTCCCTAGGGGGTGGGCTATTTATGGTCGTAATGGCCCTCTTTGTGATTACCTGGAGGGATGGGACCCATCCCGACGCACCGCAGAGCGTCGCACCGGCGTTCGTCGCGGCTTCGACTTCCAACGTAGACGTAGCCCCTGCAAGAGCGCAAGCGGCAGCGACAAGCTTTGACTGTAACAAGGCGCATGGGCCTTCCGAGGTGCTGATCTGCGGCGACGACGATCTTGCTGCAATGGATCGTGCACTAGCGAGCACTTTCGCCCAAGCCAAAGCCGCCACGTCCGACAAGAAGTCCTTCGGGGATACAGCGCGTCGGAATTGGAACTGGCGCAACAAGAATTGCAGGGATAAGGCTTGCCTGGTTGCATGGTACGAAGACGAGCAGCGTTGGCTCCTCGGCGTATTAAATAGTGCGAACGCTTCAAATGCGACGACTTCGACCTTGAATGCGGTCAATGCGGCTTCTGAGGTAACGAGTTCGACCCTGAGTGCGGTCAATGCGGCTCCGGCTGTGGCGGCCACGGTTCCACAGGATTCGTTGCAACCGGCGAGCGAGGGGGGCGACGTGACGTGTGTGACGTACAGGGGCGAGATAAGCTGTAAATAG
- a CDS encoding tyrosine-type recombinase/integrase yields the protein MLAETGARLAEIVGLRRVDCYVEASTPYIHIIAHASRSIKTAHSERKVPLTPRALQGLQRALKLSEGDAYVFPRYTSDEGCKATHASNTLNDWLKSRKIAPTAHGMRHGMRDLLRAAEAPQDIVEQLQGWGKVSQSSKYGAGHSLETLLRWLSKAVV from the coding sequence TTGCTGGCTGAGACTGGGGCTCGCCTAGCTGAAATCGTCGGGCTGCGAAGGGTGGATTGCTATGTAGAGGCTTCCACCCCGTACATTCACATCATTGCTCACGCATCACGCTCCATCAAGACCGCACATAGTGAACGCAAGGTTCCGTTGACTCCAAGGGCGCTCCAAGGGCTCCAGAGGGCGCTAAAGCTGTCAGAAGGTGACGCCTACGTGTTCCCTCGATACACAAGCGATGAGGGCTGTAAGGCAACCCACGCGAGCAATACCCTTAACGATTGGCTTAAGAGCCGCAAGATCGCACCTACGGCTCACGGTATGCGGCATGGGATGCGGGACCTTCTGAGGGCCGCTGAAGCCCCTCAAGATATCGTTGAGCAGCTTCAGGGATGGGGAAAAGTGAGCCAATCAAGCAAGTACGGGGCGGGACATTCGCTCGAAACCTTGCTGCGATGGCTGTCTAAAGCAGTGGTCTGA